From the Sulfuriferula nivalis genome, the window AAGTGCAGAAGCTGGGTGAAGCCATGTCTCAAATGAAAGCTGTGGCCCATGAGGATATTGCTGGCGTACTCAGCGATTTCAATGCTATTACAGCGCAAACAACGGGCATAGGTGAAGACTCAGACGAGTATATTCGAGCTGTGATGACACAAGCTCTGGGAACTGACAAAGCAGCGTCCTTACTGAATCGCATCCTGGGCGGCAATGACTCAAGCGGCATCGAAAGCCTGAAGTGGATGGATGCAGAATCTGTTGCTGATTTAATTTTAAATGAACACCCCCAGATCATTGCGACTATTTTGGTGCATCTTGAACGTGATCAAGCCTCTGAGGTTCTCACCCATTTTACTGAACGGCTTCGTAATGATGTGCTATTACGTATTGCCACCCTGGATGGTGTCCAGCCAGCAGCGTTACACGAACTGAATGACGTACTTACCAAGCTCTTGTCAGGCAATTCCAACAATATCAAAAAAGCGCCTATGGGCGGCACACGCACAGCGGCAGACATACTTAACTTCCTGAGTGGCGCAATCGAGACATCCGCAATGGAGGCATTGCGCAACTATGACAGCGACATGGCACAGAAAGTCATGGACGAGATGTTTGGATTTGAAAATCTGCTGGAAATTGATGATCGCGGCATACAGTTGTTATTGCGTGAAGTGCAGTCAGATGCGCTTATCATTGCACTCAAAGGCGCACCACCAGAATTGCGCGATAAAATCCTGAAAAACATGTCTCAACGCGCGGCCGAAATGATGCGCGAGGATCTGGAATCTAAAGGCCCCGTACGAGTATCGGATGTTGAAGCACAACAAAAAGCCATCTTAGTAATCGTTCGCCGCCTTGCTGATGAAGGTCAGATTGCCCTAGGTGGCAAAGGTGACGAGGCTTTCTTGTAAATCATGTCCAATACACCTAAAGAACAACTCACCGCCTATCAACGCTGGGAGATGGCAGCATTTGATGAGAATGGCAACAGTTCCAACACCAAAGGTGGCACTCAAGGTGCAGATGAACTGGCGGCTATAACTGAAAAGGCACGGCGTGAAGGATATACCAAAGGATTGTCAGAGGGTTTTCAAAATGGGCATAGCGAAGGCTTAGCCACCGCTCTAGCCGAAGGTAAAATACAGGTCGACAACACCATAGCTCAGCTAACCACTCTGTTAAATAATCTTAATGATGAAATCGCCCTTGCCGATCTGGCGATATCTGCAGATTTACTGGCACTTGCACTCGATATAGCGCAAGCCATGATCAGAACCGCATTAAACGTGCAACCTGACTTAGTCATTCCCGTCATCAGTGAAGCTATACACGACCTGCCTAACTTACAACAGCACTCTAAAATTTTCCTGCACCCCAGTGACGCCGCGATCGTAAAATCTCATCTGAGCAATGAACCTCATCATTGGAGGATTATTGAAGATGATGAAATTACACCTGGTGGATGTCGTATAGATACACAAAGCAATCAAATTGACGCCACCATGCAAGGGCGCTGGCAACGTATTGCCAAAAATCTGAATGTAAACAGTCACTGGCTTAATAAGCCACCAGAAGAAACAGTTGACGCAGATCCGACTGCCACGCTAAAAAAATGAACTCAGCGAATCTGCATACCCACCGTTGGCAAGCCTATTTACGCCAATCTTCGCAGCTAGTCTCCGCCACACAGACTATAAATATTGCTGGCAGAGTCACTCGTGTAGCTGGATTGGTAATGGAGGCTGTAGGGTTAAAATTACCTGTTGGCAGCGCCTGTATCATACCGCTCAACAGTGGCGCACAACTTGAAGCAGAAGTCGTTGGATTTGACGGTGATAAACTATTCCTGATGCCACAAAGTGATGTAGAAGGTATCATCCCAGGCACACCGGTATTTCCTTTAGCCGTCAGCGCCGCTCAGCTTGCACCCATTTCAGGCTCAGATTCCCCCAAGCGCAGGTCGATTGATAGAACCAGACACTTGCCGGTAGGCGCCGCATTATTAGGCCGGGTACTCGATGGTGCTGGTCGCCCCCTCGACCAACTTGGTCCGCTACCCAGTATGGATAGTGCCCCACTCACCGTACGCGCGGCCAATCCTTTAGGTCGCGCACCAATTACCGAAATACTCGACGTCGGGGTTCGTGCCATTAACAGCTTACTTAGTGTAGGACGTGGGCAACGCATGGGTTTGTTTGCTGGTTCAGGCGTAGGTAAAAGCGTCTTACTTGGCATGATGGCGCGCTATACCAGCGCTGATGTGATCGTAGTCGGACTGATCGGAGAACGCGGCCGCGAAGTAAAAGAATTTATCGAGCAAATTCTTGGTGAAGTAGGTTTAGCGCGCTCTGTCGTCATCGCAGCTCCCGCTGACACACCACCACTCATGCGTTTACAAGGCGCCGCTTATGCGACCACTATTGCTGAGTACTTTCGTGATCAAGGATTAAATGTACTGCTGATCATGGATTCACTCACACGATACGCCATGGCACAGCGTGAAATCGCCTTGGCAATAGGTGAACCACCTGCTACAAAGGGCTATCCACCTTCTGTTTTCGCCAAACTTCCCACTCTGGTAGAACGCGCAGGTAATGGCAAAGTAGGTGGTGGCTCCATTACTGCTTTTTATACTGTACTCACCGAGGGTGACGATCAACAGGATCCAATTGCAGATGCAGCTCGTGCGATCCTCGATGGACATATCGTGCTCAACCGCAGCCTGGCTGAAAGTGGTCACTATCCCGCAATTGATGTTGAACAATCCATTAGTCGTGCTATGCACAATATTACCAGCGAACAGCACCAACAGGCTGCCCGCCGCTTAAAACAGCTTTATGCCAGCTTTGAGCGCAACCGTGATTTAATAAACGTAGGTGCATACAGTAAGGGTAGCGACCCGCTAGTTGATGAAGCAATTGCTAAACATGCCAAAATAGAGCACTTCCTACAACAAAATATCAATGAAAGTGCAAGCATACAGGAGAGTTTAGGGCAACTTTCGGCTCTATTCGAGTGATTGAATTTTTAGAAATACGCTAGAATGGACTAAATACTGCCACAGGTGAGTGAGATGTCTAACCCTAATGCGATACAGACATTAATTGAATTAAGCACACGCGAAGTCGATGAGCATGCCAAACGACTCGGATTGGCTATGCGCGCACAAGTAGAACAAGAAGAAAAACTGACACTACTACTCCAATACCGTGATGATTATGCTAATCGCTGCCAAGCCAATCTAAGTACAGGCTTAAGTACCACCGACTATCAAAATTACCGTATTTTTCTTAATAAATTAGAAGATGCGATTGCTGGACAACATGAGGTAATCAAAGCGGCTATCCACAAAGTCACTTTTGAAAAACACAATTGGCAGACTGCCGAACGTAAACGCATGTCCTATGATGCGCTAGCCCAACGCAGTCAATTACAGGCACAACAACAAGCAGCAAAACGGGATCAAAAAGAAACAGATGAATATGCCAACCGTGCATTTGCTAACAAAATTCACCAAGCGAACCGAACCTAATAGTCAGTTAATGCCGAAAACGGAAGGACATCATCATGACCATCACAGTGAAACCCATAACACCCACACAACAAAGTGCCAATGCAGATAATAAAGTGTCAGACAACAGCTCACCCGATGTTCCATTTGGCCACGTATTAGCCAAAGAAGTTGCGCAGCACCAGCCAACTAAATCTAATGATGCAAACAAAAAATCTGCGGACCAGAATACCAAATCTGCTGATGCGACTGACTCTGCAAATCAACCACAAACTCCTGCACAGCTCTCAAGCGAGATGCTGGCCATGATGGGCATACAACAAGTTCCATCAACAGGTGCATCAGCGACACCAACCCTGCCATCAGCTGATAGCAACAGCATTTCCACAAGCAATGGAATTGGCAAAAAAATAACGTCACTTACCGATAAGTTAGCACCAACCAATAGCAACCTATCTGCCACAACGACCCTGCCCAATACAGATAAATCAGCAGCTTTGGCAGGTCTCGCCGACGATAAATCATCAGCCAAGCTAACTGGCAAAACTGACCCAGCAACTTTTTCTGATCTATTAAAATCGGCAGAATCAACCAAAGAACGCATGACTGTCACGCAGGCAGATCTTCCCACTATTCCACAGATACAAACATCAGCAACCAACTTGGTAGCAAGCAATCCGGGAATGATCATCAACGATAAAATCAGTGCTCGTGTAGGTACGCCAGCGTGGGATCAATCGCTAAGCCAGAAGATAGTATGGATGTCAAACAATGCCCAACAAACAGCATCGCTTACACTGAACCCACCGGATTTAGGCCCACTTCAAATTGTACTTAGCGTAAACAATGACCAGGCAAATGCCACATTCATCGCAGCGCAACCAGAAGTCAGACTGGCTATAGAAGCCGCTATGCCTAAATTACGCGAAATGATGAGTGATGCAGGCATACAGTTAGGTCAAGCTAATGTAAGTTCTGGAAACACACCTCAACAAAATAATAGCCAACAAAACAGCCCAGCGTCGAACAATAGTCAACCTTTGCATAGCATTGAAGATAACATTTCACTCAACACCACACATAGAAGTGCAAATATCACCACTGGACTAGGATTGGTTAATACATTTGCATAAATTTACCATTACAATATGGGTGCCATGTAAACCTAAACACAACGAGGAGTAATAAATGTCAAAAGCACCCGCAAAACCAGCAGCAGATGAAGCAGAAGCACCACCAGTTAAATCAAAGAAGATGTTATTCATCATTATTGGTGCGGTTTTAGTATTAGCCATCGGTGGTGGGGTTGCCGCCTATTTTTTAACACAAAAACCAGCTGATCCTCATGCAGAAAAAAAACATGAGCCTGCCAAGCCCCCTGTTTTTGTGCCAATGGATAACTTTGTCGTTAATTTATCAGGGGAAGATAGTGAAAAGTACTTGCAAGTAGCCATGACTATGCAAGTTGCTGACGAAGCTGAAGGGGAAGAAATTAAAGTACATATGCCACAAATTCGTAGTCGCATATTGTTGTTATTAGCAAGCCAAAATGCTGCTGATCTTCTCACTGATGCAGGTAAAAACAAATTAATCGCCAACATTGTTACTGAAGTCAACAAACCATTTGATCCACATGGTGAGCCAAATAAAATTTCTGGCGTTTTCTTTACATCATTCGTTATTCAATAATTCATCATGGCTGAAAATTTCCTATCTCAAGACGAAGTTGACGCGCTACTGAAAGGCGTAACTGGCGAACAAGATGATGTTGAGGTAGCGGAAGATACAGCTGGCGTACGTCCATACAACCTCGCTACACAGGAGCGAATAGTACGTGGACGTATGCCCACTCTGGAAATTATTAATGAGCGTTTTGCACGCTTATTCAGAATAGGTTTATTCAGTTTCATGCGACGGACCGCTGAAATTTCAGTTGGACCGGTTAAAGTAAGCAAATACAGTGAATTTATCCGTAATCTGGTGGTACCAACCAACCTTAACCTGGTGCAAATCAAACCGCTACGCGGCACTGCGCTCATCGTATTTGAGCCTACTTTAGTATTCATGATCATCGACAACTTGTTCGGCAGTGATGGTCGTTTCCACACACGGGTTGAGGGTCGTGATTTTACGCAAACTGAGCAACGCATTATTCAGCGCGTATTGAATATATTTTTTGAAAACTATGAAAAATCCTGGTCTCATATTTACAACATAGAATTTGAATACATACGTTCGGAAATGAATACGCAGTTTGCCAATATTGCTACGCCGAATGAAGTAGTAGTAACAACCACATTTTCCATCGAAATAGGCCCTATGCATGGAGACATCCATGTTTGCATGCCCTATTCCATGGTCGAACCTATACGTGACTTGCTAACCAGCACACTCCAAGGTGAAACCATGGATGTGGATAAGCGCTGGACCAAAATGATGACTCAGCAGATCCAAACAGCTGAAATCGAACTAGTTGCTAACATGGGTTCTGCAGATACCACGCTCGGCAAAGTATTAAATATGCAAGTCGGTGACATTATTCCATTAAAAATTCCTGAAACCATATTAGCCACAGTTGATAACGTTCCTGTTATGGAATGTAAATATGGCACACGCAATGGTCAATTTGCATTACGTGTAGAAAAGCTCATTGCTTACAGCACAGAAGAAACGCCTAAAGGAGATAAAAATGGCTGAAGACACAACAACCGAACCCGCAGCTGATGATTGGGGTGCTGCGATGGCTGAACAAGCCGAAGCAGATAGTGCAGCTGATGATTGGGGTGCTGCAATGGCTGAACAAACACAGGCTGAAGCGGCACCTGCGGCAAATGCGATATTTAAAGAGTTCACAGGTAACAACACACCTGAAACGCACAACGATATCGATTTCATTCTCGATATTCCAGTACAACTGACGGTAGAACTGGGGCGTACGAAAATAGCAATTAAAAACCTGCTTCAACTTGCCCAAGGTTCAGTGGTCGAGCTAGCAGGTATGGCAGGTGAACCTATGGATATCCTTATTAATGGATTCCTCATTGCTCAAGGCGAAGTCGTCGTGGTCAATGACAAATTCGGTATACGTGTGACTGACATTATCAGTCCCGCTGAACGCATTCGCAAATTAAACAAATGAAATACTTAAATATAATCATAGCATTGACCTTCAGCACCTGTTTCAATTTGGCTCATGCTGTAATAAAAAGCACTACCCCAGCAATACCAGCACCAACACCCACGTTGGACTTATTACAAGTTGTCTTAAGTTTAATTGTCATTCTGGGATTGATAATTGGTGCCGCATGGTTTGCCAAACGATTTATGCTAACCAGCACCCACAGCGGCACTACTATCAAAATGCTGGGGGGAGTCAATTTAGGTGGACGTGAACGGGTAATGCTACTTGAAATAGCCGACCAGTGGATTGTGGTTGGTGTCGCCCCTGGTCAAGTTAACACATTAGCCACCATGCCACGTCAATCTTTACCTAATACGCCGACCAATGCACCACCAGCAGCTTTCGCCACATGGTTGAAGCAAAAGATGGATAAGCACCATGAATAAATCACGCTTCTTTATTATTCTATTATCACTGCTTATCCCCGTCATAGCTCACGCAGAGCCAAGTGCTTTGCCAGCATTTACCAGCACACCTAATGCTGGCGGTGGTCAGAACTACTCTCTAAGTATACAAACCCTGTTATTTCTGACTTCACTGACGTTCTTACCTGCTGCATTATTGATGATGACCAGTTTTACCCGCATCATCATAGTATTGTCATTATTACGCCAGGCACTAGGCACCCAGTCTTCTCCGCCTAATCAAGTCTTAGTAGGCTTAGCTTTATTCCTGACACTATTTGTCATGGGGCCAGTTTTTGACAAAATTTATGCGCAAGCGTATCAACCTTACTCAGAAAATAAAATTAGCTTTAATGAAGCACTGAGCACTGGTGTCGTACCACTCAAGACCTTCATGCTAAAACAGACGCGCCAGGCAGATCTTGCACTATTCGTCAAAATATCAAATACGCCTGCATTACAAGGCCCTGATGATGTGCCATTACGTGTGCTAATTCCTGCTTTTGTAACCAGTGAACTAAAAACAGCATTTCAGATTGGATTTGCCGTATTTATCCCTTTTTTAATTATTGATATGGTCGTTGCCAGTGTACTTATGTCTATGGGGATGATGATGGTGTCACCCTCTATTGTGTCACTCCCATTCAAATTAATGCTATTTGTTCTGGTTGATGGATGGCAATTACTAATGGGATCACTCGCACAGAGCTTTTACTAGCCAGCGACAGAGGAGAAATTATGACCCCAGAAAGTGTAATGACGCTAGGACGTCATGCGATGGAAGTCACATTAATGGTAGCTGCGCCTTTACTGCTAGTCGCGCTGGTAATTGGTCTAATCGTAAGTATATTTCAAGCTGCCACACAAATTAATGAATCCACCTTGTCATTTATCCCTAAACTGGTAGGGATATTTATTGCCCTCATAGTAATGGGGCCGTGGATGTTATCAGTTATGCTGGATTATATGCGTGAAGTTTTCACCAACATTCCCAACTTAGTCGGCTAATCACTGTGAATAATAGCTGTCATGTTTAGTTTTACCGACGCGCAATTCTATGGTTGGCTGGGGGCATTTATTTGGCCGTTGACTCGTATCTTGGGGTTAATCAGTGCTGCACCAGTCTTTGGCCACATGAGCATTCCTTTCTCCAACAAGATCGGTATTGCAGTCATGTTGACACTTATTATTGCACCCACACTAACCAATGTCCCAATACTCGATCCAGCCACACCAGCAGGCATTTTAATACTCACGGAACAGCTTATCATTGGATTAGCGATGGGGTTTGCCATGCGCATGGTATTTGTTGCGATAGAAATGGCAGGATCCATTGGTACCCAGTCTATGGGATTTGGATTTGCCAGTTTTTATGACCCACAAACACAGGGACAAACTAGCGCAGTCAGCCAGCTATTTACTATGCTAGCCACATTGATTTTTCTATCAATAAATGGCCATTTAATGATAGTAGAAACATTGGTAACCAGCTTCACTACTTTACCCATATCCCTGACGCTCAATGGACATGGCTTTTTACAATTAGCAAATTGGGGTGGATTTATTTTTAGTACGGGAGTACAGCTAGCTATGCCGATGATAGCCGCACTATTGATTACCAATATTGCGCTAGGCATACTCACCCGATCTGCACC encodes:
- the fliP gene encoding flagellar type III secretion system pore protein FliP (The bacterial flagellar biogenesis protein FliP forms a type III secretion system (T3SS)-type pore required for flagellar assembly.), with protein sequence MNKSRFFIILLSLLIPVIAHAEPSALPAFTSTPNAGGGQNYSLSIQTLLFLTSLTFLPAALLMMTSFTRIIIVLSLLRQALGTQSSPPNQVLVGLALFLTLFVMGPVFDKIYAQAYQPYSENKISFNEALSTGVVPLKTFMLKQTRQADLALFVKISNTPALQGPDDVPLRVLIPAFVTSELKTAFQIGFAVFIPFLIIDMVVASVLMSMGMMMVSPSIVSLPFKLMLFVLVDGWQLLMGSLAQSFY
- the fliI gene encoding flagellar protein export ATPase FliI, with the translated sequence MNSANLHTHRWQAYLRQSSQLVSATQTINIAGRVTRVAGLVMEAVGLKLPVGSACIIPLNSGAQLEAEVVGFDGDKLFLMPQSDVEGIIPGTPVFPLAVSAAQLAPISGSDSPKRRSIDRTRHLPVGAALLGRVLDGAGRPLDQLGPLPSMDSAPLTVRAANPLGRAPITEILDVGVRAINSLLSVGRGQRMGLFAGSGVGKSVLLGMMARYTSADVIVVGLIGERGREVKEFIEQILGEVGLARSVVIAAPADTPPLMRLQGAAYATTIAEYFRDQGLNVLLIMDSLTRYAMAQREIALAIGEPPATKGYPPSVFAKLPTLVERAGNGKVGGGSITAFYTVLTEGDDQQDPIADAARAILDGHIVLNRSLAESGHYPAIDVEQSISRAMHNITSEQHQQAARRLKQLYASFERNRDLINVGAYSKGSDPLVDEAIAKHAKIEHFLQQNINESASIQESLGQLSALFE
- the fliL gene encoding flagellar basal body-associated protein FliL: MSKAPAKPAADEAEAPPVKSKKMLFIIIGAVLVLAIGGGVAAYFLTQKPADPHAEKKHEPAKPPVFVPMDNFVVNLSGEDSEKYLQVAMTMQVADEAEGEEIKVHMPQIRSRILLLLASQNAADLLTDAGKNKLIANIVTEVNKPFDPHGEPNKISGVFFTSFVIQ
- the fliN gene encoding flagellar motor switch protein FliN, translated to MAEDTTTEPAADDWGAAMAEQAEADSAADDWGAAMAEQTQAEAAPAANAIFKEFTGNNTPETHNDIDFILDIPVQLTVELGRTKIAIKNLLQLAQGSVVELAGMAGEPMDILINGFLIAQGEVVVVNDKFGIRVTDIISPAERIRKLNK
- a CDS encoding flagellar hook-length control protein FliK, whose translation is MTITVKPITPTQQSANADNKVSDNSSPDVPFGHVLAKEVAQHQPTKSNDANKKSADQNTKSADATDSANQPQTPAQLSSEMLAMMGIQQVPSTGASATPTLPSADSNSISTSNGIGKKITSLTDKLAPTNSNLSATTTLPNTDKSAALAGLADDKSSAKLTGKTDPATFSDLLKSAESTKERMTVTQADLPTIPQIQTSATNLVASNPGMIINDKISARVGTPAWDQSLSQKIVWMSNNAQQTASLTLNPPDLGPLQIVLSVNNDQANATFIAAQPEVRLAIEAAMPKLREMMSDAGIQLGQANVSSGNTPQQNNSQQNSPASNNSQPLHSIEDNISLNTTHRSANITTGLGLVNTFA
- the fliQ gene encoding flagellar biosynthesis protein FliQ: MTPESVMTLGRHAMEVTLMVAAPLLLVALVIGLIVSIFQAATQINESTLSFIPKLVGIFIALIVMGPWMLSVMLDYMREVFTNIPNLVG
- a CDS encoding flagellar assembly protein FliH; the protein is MSNTPKEQLTAYQRWEMAAFDENGNSSNTKGGTQGADELAAITEKARREGYTKGLSEGFQNGHSEGLATALAEGKIQVDNTIAQLTTLLNNLNDEIALADLAISADLLALALDIAQAMIRTALNVQPDLVIPVISEAIHDLPNLQQHSKIFLHPSDAAIVKSHLSNEPHHWRIIEDDEITPGGCRIDTQSNQIDATMQGRWQRIAKNLNVNSHWLNKPPEETVDADPTATLKK
- the fliJ gene encoding flagellar export protein FliJ; its protein translation is MSNPNAIQTLIELSTREVDEHAKRLGLAMRAQVEQEEKLTLLLQYRDDYANRCQANLSTGLSTTDYQNYRIFLNKLEDAIAGQHEVIKAAIHKVTFEKHNWQTAERKRMSYDALAQRSQLQAQQQAAKRDQKETDEYANRAFANKIHQANRT
- the fliM gene encoding flagellar motor switch protein FliM; its protein translation is MAENFLSQDEVDALLKGVTGEQDDVEVAEDTAGVRPYNLATQERIVRGRMPTLEIINERFARLFRIGLFSFMRRTAEISVGPVKVSKYSEFIRNLVVPTNLNLVQIKPLRGTALIVFEPTLVFMIIDNLFGSDGRFHTRVEGRDFTQTEQRIIQRVLNIFFENYEKSWSHIYNIEFEYIRSEMNTQFANIATPNEVVVTTTFSIEIGPMHGDIHVCMPYSMVEPIRDLLTSTLQGETMDVDKRWTKMMTQQIQTAEIELVANMGSADTTLGKVLNMQVGDIIPLKIPETILATVDNVPVMECKYGTRNGQFALRVEKLIAYSTEETPKGDKNG
- the fliR gene encoding flagellar biosynthetic protein FliR yields the protein MFSFTDAQFYGWLGAFIWPLTRILGLISAAPVFGHMSIPFSNKIGIAVMLTLIIAPTLTNVPILDPATPAGILILTEQLIIGLAMGFAMRMVFVAIEMAGSIGTQSMGFGFASFYDPQTQGQTSAVSQLFTMLATLIFLSINGHLMIVETLVTSFTTLPISLTLNGHGFLQLANWGGFIFSTGVQLAMPMIAALLITNIALGILTRSAPQLNIFGIGFPITLSVGFLVIITSLPYLTAPILAAFNQTFNFVQRIFLP
- the fliO gene encoding flagellar biosynthetic protein FliO; this translates as MKYLNIIIALTFSTCFNLAHAVIKSTTPAIPAPTPTLDLLQVVLSLIVILGLIIGAAWFAKRFMLTSTHSGTTIKMLGGVNLGGRERVMLLEIADQWIVVGVAPGQVNTLATMPRQSLPNTPTNAPPAAFATWLKQKMDKHHE
- the fliG gene encoding flagellar motor switch protein FliG, producing the protein MSNDSINKAAILMLSLGQDEAAEVMKHLGPREVQKLGEAMSQMKAVAHEDIAGVLSDFNAITAQTTGIGEDSDEYIRAVMTQALGTDKAASLLNRILGGNDSSGIESLKWMDAESVADLILNEHPQIIATILVHLERDQASEVLTHFTERLRNDVLLRIATLDGVQPAALHELNDVLTKLLSGNSNNIKKAPMGGTRTAADILNFLSGAIETSAMEALRNYDSDMAQKVMDEMFGFENLLEIDDRGIQLLLREVQSDALIIALKGAPPELRDKILKNMSQRAAEMMREDLESKGPVRVSDVEAQQKAILVIVRRLADEGQIALGGKGDEAFL